A stretch of the Deltaproteobacteria bacterium genome encodes the following:
- a CDS encoding DMT family protein: MTFAWYAHLKNLSSKPWYLAALASWGIALLEYLIQVPANRIGYTVMNLGQLKILQELITLSVFVPFSILSLEGCPSRG, translated from the coding sequence ATGACTTTTGCCTGGTATGCCCATCTTAAAAATCTGAGCAGCAAGCCCTGGTACCTGGCCGCCCTGGCCAGTTGGGGAATCGCCCTGCTGGAATACCTGATCCAGGTCCCGGCCAACCGCATCGGCTATACGGTCATGAATCTCGGCCAACTGAAGATTCTTCAAGAACTGATCACTCTTTCAGTTTTTGTCCCATTTTCCATTCTCTCTCTGGAGGGTTGCCCCTCCAGAGGCTGA
- a CDS encoding MaoC family dehydratase N-terminal domain-containing protein encodes MKINPNIKYFEDFSLGETFQTDGITIDQGDIIQFAGFSGDYNPLHTNEEFAKTTPFGGRIAHGLVTVSKMTGKFNQLGYWDGSVMALLETGWTFFLPVRANDTIYSKLTVTGMQESKSRDKGVITIKFEVMNQKEKKVIEGFLRLMMRKSDYQKEAM; translated from the coding sequence ATGAAGATTAATCCTAATATAAAATACTTTGAAGACTTTTCTCTTGGCGAAACATTTCAGACCGACGGCATAACTATTGATCAGGGTGACATTATCCAATTTGCCGGCTTCTCCGGTGATTACAATCCCCTTCATACCAATGAGGAGTTTGCCAAAACGACCCCCTTTGGCGGGAGGATTGCCCACGGTCTTGTAACCGTTTCCAAGATGACCGGGAAGTTCAATCAACTCGGGTACTGGGATGGGTCGGTAATGGCCCTGCTCGAAACCGGATGGACTTTTTTTCTGCCTGTCCGGGCCAATGATACTATTTATTCGAAGCTGACCGTAACCGGGATGCAAGAATCAAAGAGCAGGGATAAAGGCGTCATAACGATCAAATTTGAGGTGATGAACCAGAAAGAAAAAAAAGTGATTGAAGGCTTCCTGAGACTGATGATGCGAAAGTCCGATTATCAAAAGGAAGCGATGTGA
- a CDS encoding acyl-CoA/acyl-ACP dehydrogenase — protein MDFTITEEQEMLRATIRKFVDKECPRVFQREIDEKEEFPHRLWDKLGGLGMLGLIIEEKYGGMGGNVMDMVLAVEELAKGMFVLGDAFFQFNCFGPTTIRYFGNEKQKEAYLPKLAGGDIKICLGVTESHSGTDALGLKTKAEEKEDHYLINGSKMFTTGAHISDYIMLMARTTKEVQKKSYGISIFMVDLKTKGITINRIKKVGLKALGTCEIFFEDVMVPKENLMGERDKGWYHLLDTLNNERIVIAALCSGGAQAALNDAVQYAKERIVFSRPIGQFQAIQHYLADMFTKIELARLMIYKAAWLQSNGLPCAIEANMAKLAASEAFLYATAKGMEILAGYGFTMEYDMQRYWRDSKLFEFAPITNEMVRNFLAEKLGLPRSY, from the coding sequence ATGGATTTTACTATTACTGAAGAGCAGGAGATGTTGCGGGCGACGATCAGAAAATTCGTCGACAAAGAATGCCCACGAGTCTTTCAGCGGGAAATAGATGAAAAAGAGGAATTCCCCCATCGCTTATGGGATAAATTGGGCGGATTGGGCATGCTGGGGCTGATCATCGAGGAAAAATACGGGGGGATGGGCGGTAATGTGATGGATATGGTCCTGGCAGTTGAGGAATTGGCTAAGGGGATGTTCGTGCTCGGGGATGCCTTCTTTCAATTTAATTGTTTTGGACCGACCACCATAAGGTATTTCGGTAATGAAAAGCAAAAGGAAGCCTACCTTCCGAAGTTGGCCGGGGGCGATATTAAAATATGCCTGGGGGTAACGGAAAGCCATAGCGGTACCGATGCCCTGGGGTTAAAAACGAAGGCTGAGGAAAAGGAGGATCATTATCTTATTAACGGTTCAAAGATGTTTACTACGGGGGCGCACATCAGTGATTATATCATGCTCATGGCCAGGACGACCAAGGAAGTCCAGAAGAAGTCTTATGGCATATCCATCTTCATGGTCGATTTGAAGACCAAGGGCATAACGATTAACAGGATTAAAAAGGTGGGGTTAAAAGCCCTGGGCACCTGCGAAATTTTTTTTGAAGACGTCATGGTTCCTAAAGAAAATCTGATGGGCGAAAGAGATAAAGGCTGGTATCACCTTTTGGACACCCTCAACAATGAAAGGATCGTCATTGCCGCCCTCTGTTCCGGCGGTGCTCAGGCGGCCCTCAATGACGCCGTTCAATATGCCAAGGAGCGGATTGTTTTTAGCAGGCCGATAGGCCAATTTCAGGCCATCCAGCATTATCTGGCCGACATGTTTACTAAAATCGAACTGGCCCGTCTGATGATCTATAAGGCGGCCTGGCTTCAATCTAACGGGTTACCCTGCGCCATAGAGGCCAACATGGCCAAACTGGCTGCCTCTGAGGCCTTCTTATACGCGACAGCAAAAGGGATGGAGATTCTTGCCGGGTATGGATTCACGATGGAATACGACATGCAACGTTATTGGCGGGACTCCAAGCTATTTGAATTTGCCCCCATTACGAATGAAATGGTACGCAACTTTTTGGCCGAGAAGCTTGGTTTGCCCAGATCGTATTGA
- a CDS encoding ABC transporter ATP-binding protein has product MMTLNNIEVGYGEMQVLFGVSLEVNEKEIVALIGSNGAGKTTTLSAISGMARPRNGQITFCGERIDRLSPHKIVQLGIAQVPEGRRIFHSLTVLENLEIGAFIKKSKAEREKTLDFVLELFPVLKARGGQRGGTLSGGEQQMLAIGRALMANPRILMLDEPSLGLAPLVVDEIYRIIESLNASGVTILLVEQNVVQALELSHRAYVYENGRVFLQGPSQELLKNPDIKRAYIGMD; this is encoded by the coding sequence ATGATGACATTAAATAATATCGAGGTCGGCTATGGAGAAATGCAGGTTCTCTTTGGCGTATCGTTGGAAGTCAACGAAAAAGAGATTGTTGCCCTGATTGGTTCTAACGGAGCAGGCAAAACCACCACCTTATCGGCCATCTCCGGAATGGCGCGGCCCCGAAACGGCCAAATTACATTTTGTGGAGAGAGAATCGACAGGCTGTCTCCTCATAAGATCGTCCAACTGGGTATTGCCCAGGTTCCGGAAGGGCGAAGGATTTTTCATTCTCTGACGGTTTTGGAAAATCTTGAGATAGGGGCTTTTATCAAAAAATCCAAAGCGGAGAGGGAAAAAACACTCGATTTTGTATTAGAGCTCTTCCCGGTTTTGAAGGCCAGGGGGGGACAGAGAGGCGGGACTTTATCGGGAGGCGAACAGCAGATGCTGGCTATCGGCCGGGCACTGATGGCCAATCCCAGAATTTTGATGCTGGATGAGCCTTCATTAGGATTGGCTCCGCTGGTTGTTGACGAAATATACCGGATTATCGAAAGTCTGAATGCCTCCGGCGTTACCATTTTGTTGGTGGAGCAAAACGTGGTCCAAGCCTTGGAACTTTCACACAGAGCCTATGTTTATGAAAATGGCCGTGTCTTTTTACAAGGCCCGAGTCAGGAGTTGTTGAAAAACCCGGATATTAAACGGGCCTATATTGGAATGGATTAG
- a CDS encoding ABC transporter ATP-binding protein — MLEVTDVTKSFGGMTAIYGLSFQVENNQIISIIGPNGAGKTTLFNLISGYLHPTSGKIFFKGENITNWRPSGICKKGLTRTFQIVQPFMNLNILQNVIIGALNWAPTLSEAKDYSLQILEKVKLIDRRDHLANTLTLAGKKRLELARAIATKPTLLMLDEVMAGLNKVEGSQLMDLIEKIHTEQKMTILFIEHILNIVMQLSNKIIVLNHGSKIAEGTPNEIAQDERTIEAYLGRKRL; from the coding sequence ATGCTGGAAGTAACTGATGTAACAAAAAGTTTTGGGGGAATGACGGCGATCTATGGCCTTTCCTTCCAAGTTGAAAATAATCAGATTATTAGCATCATCGGACCCAATGGAGCGGGAAAAACGACGCTTTTTAACCTCATTTCAGGATATTTGCATCCGACTTCGGGGAAAATATTTTTTAAGGGAGAAAATATTACCAACTGGCGTCCCAGCGGGATATGTAAAAAAGGATTAACACGCACTTTCCAAATAGTCCAACCCTTTATGAATTTGAATATTCTTCAAAATGTAATCATCGGCGCCTTGAACTGGGCACCCACCCTATCCGAAGCCAAAGATTATTCCCTACAGATCCTTGAAAAAGTCAAGCTCATTGACCGAAGGGACCATCTGGCCAACACCCTGACCTTGGCCGGTAAAAAAAGATTGGAACTGGCCCGGGCCATAGCGACCAAACCCACCCTTTTGATGCTTGATGAAGTCATGGCCGGCCTGAATAAGGTGGAAGGCAGCCAACTGATGGATCTTATAGAAAAAATTCATACAGAACAAAAAATGACTATTTTATTCATTGAGCATATTCTAAACATCGTCATGCAGTTGTCGAACAAAATTATCGTTTTGAACCACGGGTCAAAAATTGCCGAAGGGACGCCTAATGAAATCGCCCAGGACGAAAGAACCATTGAAGCCTACTTGGGGAGAAAAAGATTATGA